A window from Actinomycetospora corticicola encodes these proteins:
- a CDS encoding SigE family RNA polymerase sigma factor, giving the protein MTGSEASVVHPAAPPARGPNGGPPYPPPSRPPAHPGAGRPGPGPGPGAPPPPPGVLPAPPTPPQPSPDGPRTLEDLYREHRMRFVRLAILLVDDPATAEDVVQEAFTGLHRHWSRLRDENAALGYLRTAVVNGSRSVLRRRRTAREYTPPHTADARSAESLAMLSAEHQAVVSALSQLPRRQREVLVLRYYGGLSEAEIAEATGISRGTVKSTASRGLDAISKIVGGAP; this is encoded by the coding sequence ATGACCGGGTCGGAGGCCTCGGTCGTCCACCCGGCCGCGCCGCCGGCCCGCGGCCCGAACGGCGGACCGCCCTACCCCCCGCCGAGCCGGCCCCCGGCCCACCCCGGTGCCGGGCGTCCCGGTCCTGGACCTGGTCCGGGCGCACCGCCGCCGCCCCCCGGCGTGCTCCCCGCGCCGCCCACGCCGCCGCAGCCCTCGCCCGACGGTCCCCGCACCCTCGAGGACCTCTACCGCGAGCACCGCATGCGGTTCGTCCGGCTCGCGATCCTGCTGGTGGACGACCCGGCGACCGCGGAGGACGTGGTGCAGGAGGCGTTCACGGGGCTGCACCGGCACTGGTCCCGCCTGCGCGACGAGAACGCGGCCCTGGGCTACCTGCGCACCGCGGTGGTCAACGGCTCCCGCTCGGTGCTGCGCCGCCGGCGCACCGCCCGCGAGTACACCCCGCCGCACACCGCCGACGCCCGCTCGGCGGAGTCGCTCGCGATGCTGTCCGCGGAGCACCAGGCCGTCGTGTCCGCCCTCTCCCAGCTCCCGCGCCGGCAGCGTGAGGTGCTGGTGCTGCGCTACTACGGCGGGCTGTCCGAGGCGGAGATCGCGGAGGCCACCGGGATCAGCCGCGGCACCGTCAAGTCGACCGCCAGCCGCGGCCTCGACGCGATCTCGAAGATCGTCGGCGGCGCCCCCTAA
- a CDS encoding VTT domain-containing protein yields MTLTDATTVVALGPQWLDPQYIISSLGPWALLGVALILFAECGLLIGFFLPGDSLLFITGLAATTGLIETPLWGVCVVLVVAAFAGNVVGYGIGYKAGPAIFDKPNSKLFKRENVERTQKFFDKYGNRAIVLGRFVPIVRTFITVMAGVGRMDAKRFFTFSAIGAVLWAAGVTLLGAALGQFEFVKNNIELMLILVVVISLVPIAIEVLQARREKKLGASNLAEQTLDGANADAPTQQIRRPNP; encoded by the coding sequence GTGACGCTCACCGACGCGACCACGGTCGTCGCCCTGGGCCCGCAGTGGCTGGACCCGCAGTACATCATCTCCAGCCTGGGGCCCTGGGCCCTGCTGGGCGTGGCCCTCATCCTCTTCGCGGAGTGCGGGCTGCTGATCGGGTTCTTCCTGCCGGGTGACTCGCTGCTGTTCATCACCGGGCTCGCCGCCACCACGGGACTGATCGAGACCCCGCTGTGGGGGGTCTGCGTGGTGCTCGTGGTCGCGGCCTTCGCCGGCAACGTCGTGGGGTACGGGATCGGCTACAAGGCCGGACCCGCGATCTTCGACAAGCCGAACTCGAAGCTGTTCAAGCGGGAGAACGTCGAGCGCACGCAGAAGTTCTTCGACAAGTACGGCAACCGGGCCATCGTGCTCGGCCGCTTCGTGCCGATCGTGCGGACCTTCATCACGGTCATGGCGGGCGTCGGGCGGATGGACGCCAAGCGGTTCTTCACCTTCTCCGCGATCGGCGCCGTGCTTTGGGCCGCCGGGGTGACGCTGCTCGGGGCGGCGCTGGGCCAGTTCGAGTTCGTCAAGAACAACATCGAGCTGATGCTCATCCTCGTCGTCGTGATCTCCCTGGTCCCGATCGCCATCGAGGTGCTGCAGGCGCGCCGTGAGAAGAAGCTGGGCGCCTCGAACCTGGCCGAGCAGACGCTCGACGGCGCGAACGCCGACGCCCCGACCCAGCAGATCCGGCGTCCGAACCCCTGA
- a CDS encoding TrmH family RNA methyltransferase gives MTAAPDGSDPAGPGPTEWTTGAPEVGVGPWDGPWPDDPRYDPELLAEGDRRNVVDRYRYWRREAIVADLDTRRHPFHVAIENLRHDANIGTVVRTANAFLAAGVHIVGRRRWNRRGAMVTDRYQHVSHHADVADLVSWARSVGLVVVAVDNGPGSAPLETTPLPRACVLLFGQEGPGLTPEATAGADLVVSIAQFGSTRSINAGVAAGIAMHAWIREHAAP, from the coding sequence GTGACCGCGGCTCCCGACGGTTCCGATCCCGCCGGGCCCGGCCCCACCGAGTGGACGACGGGCGCCCCGGAGGTGGGCGTCGGGCCGTGGGACGGCCCCTGGCCCGACGATCCGCGCTACGACCCGGAGCTGCTCGCAGAGGGGGACCGCCGCAACGTCGTCGACCGGTACCGCTACTGGCGCCGGGAGGCGATCGTGGCCGACCTCGACACCCGCCGGCACCCGTTCCACGTCGCCATCGAGAACCTGCGCCACGACGCCAACATCGGCACGGTCGTGCGCACGGCGAACGCGTTCCTCGCGGCGGGCGTGCACATCGTGGGCCGGCGGCGCTGGAACCGCCGCGGCGCCATGGTCACCGACCGGTACCAGCACGTCAGCCACCACGCGGACGTCGCCGACCTCGTGTCGTGGGCGCGGTCGGTGGGCCTCGTCGTCGTCGCGGTGGACAACGGGCCGGGTTCCGCCCCGCTCGAGACGACCCCGTTGCCGCGCGCCTGCGTGCTGCTGTTCGGGCAGGAGGGCCCGGGTCTCACCCCGGAGGCGACCGCGGGTGCGGACCTCGTCGTCTCCATCGCCCAGTTCGGCTCGACCCGCTCGATCAACGCGGGCGTCGCCGCCGGGATCGCGATGCACGCCTGGATCCGGGAGCACGCGGCTCCGTAG
- the pyrE gene encoding orotate phosphoribosyltransferase translates to MPTPHAPLPGAPAERAVAAVGGGPDVDRPARDRLAALARELAVVHGRVTLSSGREADYYVDMRRISLHHEAAPLIGRLLREMTADWAYDAAGGLTMGADPVGAAIMHAPGRPIDAFVVRKEAKGHGMQRRVEGPDVAGRRVLVVEDTSTTGGSPVTALDALREAGAEVVGVATIVDRATGAAAVIEERGVPYRALLGLADLGLG, encoded by the coding sequence ATGCCGACCCCGCACGCCCCCCTGCCCGGAGCTCCCGCGGAGCGCGCCGTCGCCGCCGTCGGCGGTGGGCCCGACGTGGACCGCCCGGCCCGCGACCGGCTGGCCGCGCTCGCCCGCGAGCTCGCCGTCGTGCACGGTCGGGTGACCCTGTCGTCCGGGCGCGAGGCCGACTACTACGTCGACATGCGCCGGATCAGCCTCCACCACGAGGCGGCGCCGCTGATCGGGCGGCTGCTGCGGGAGATGACCGCCGACTGGGCCTACGACGCCGCGGGCGGGCTGACCATGGGCGCCGACCCGGTGGGGGCGGCGATCATGCATGCTCCCGGCCGCCCGATCGACGCGTTCGTGGTGCGCAAGGAGGCCAAGGGGCACGGCATGCAGCGGCGGGTGGAGGGCCCCGACGTCGCGGGCCGGCGCGTGCTCGTCGTCGAGGACACCTCCACCACCGGGGGCAGCCCGGTGACCGCGCTGGACGCGCTCCGCGAGGCGGGCGCCGAGGTGGTGGGGGTCGCGACGATCGTCGACCGGGCGACGGGCGCCGCCGCGGTCATCGAGGAGCGGGGCGTGCCCTACCGCGCGCTGCTCGGGCTCGCCGACCTGGGCCTGGGGTGA
- a CDS encoding glycosyltransferase: MITGREPDGTPRVSVVIPLYQKERYIGRTLASVLAQTFTDFEVVVLDNACTDGSVDVVRSFDDPRVRLEHNPATIPAPANFRRAVELARAPLVKVLSADDLIYPTALAEQVAVLDADPALPLVSCRHDLVDDDDRVMSRDRALRSRDLLGRQDATTVIRRIVRHRGSPLGVPGNMLFRRTAYDAAGGFPDNPYALDIGLAARLVEHGGFHGLPRTLSAFRLATGSVTSTAFRRNIGLQHQFLRELRDRHRDVIRRRDVVIGLLREPLTTARQRLMAAASTDPASRRHRWLRATVDLRASVRG; this comes from the coding sequence GTGATCACCGGACGCGAGCCTGACGGGACGCCGCGGGTCTCGGTGGTGATCCCGCTGTACCAGAAGGAGCGGTACATCGGCCGCACGCTCGCGAGCGTGCTCGCGCAGACGTTCACCGACTTCGAGGTGGTCGTCCTCGACAACGCCTGCACCGACGGTTCGGTCGACGTGGTGCGCTCCTTCGACGACCCGCGGGTGCGGCTGGAGCACAATCCGGCGACCATCCCCGCGCCCGCGAACTTCCGCCGGGCGGTGGAGCTCGCCCGTGCCCCGCTGGTCAAGGTGCTCAGCGCGGACGACCTGATCTACCCGACGGCGCTCGCCGAGCAGGTCGCGGTGCTCGACGCCGACCCGGCGCTCCCGCTCGTCTCCTGCCGGCACGACCTGGTCGACGACGACGACCGCGTGATGTCCCGCGACCGTGCCCTGCGCAGCCGGGACCTGCTGGGCCGCCAGGACGCGACCACGGTGATCCGACGGATCGTCCGGCACCGCGGCAGCCCGCTCGGAGTGCCCGGGAACATGCTGTTCCGCCGCACGGCCTACGACGCGGCGGGCGGGTTCCCGGACAACCCGTACGCCCTCGACATCGGGCTCGCGGCCCGCCTCGTGGAGCACGGCGGGTTCCACGGCCTCCCGCGGACGCTCTCGGCGTTCCGGCTGGCCACGGGCTCGGTGACCTCCACGGCGTTCCGCCGCAACATCGGCCTGCAGCACCAGTTCCTGCGCGAGCTGCGCGACCGGCACCGCGACGTGATCCGGCGCCGGGACGTGGTGATCGGCCTGCTGCGCGAGCCCCTGACGACGGCCCGCCAGCGCCTCATGGCGGCCGCGTCGACCGACCCGGCGAGTCGGCGGCACCGCTGGCTGCGCGCGACGGTGGACCTGCGGGCGTCGGTCCGGGGCTGA
- a CDS encoding SDR family NAD(P)-dependent oxidoreductase: MSPTALVTGASSGLGTEFAVQLSAAGYALVLVARDEARLQALADRLGGAEVLVADLADPEARRVVEARLTDADRPVDLLVNNAGYGTAGEFVDTDLDVLAANHEVNVTTVLRLTRVALPGMIGRGRGGVLNVSSVAGFLPGRGSVYGAGKAYVTMLSQNLAGVLAGTGVHVMALCPGFVKTEFHQRFGQARTGPAFAWMDADDVVRTALTDFARGRPVSVPHPLYKAIVLASRLAPPRLVHALARRSASGRG; this comes from the coding sequence GTGAGCCCCACCGCCCTGGTGACCGGGGCGAGCTCGGGCCTCGGCACCGAGTTCGCCGTCCAGCTCTCCGCCGCGGGCTACGCCCTCGTGCTGGTGGCGCGGGACGAGGCCCGCCTGCAGGCCCTCGCCGACCGGCTCGGCGGCGCGGAGGTGCTGGTCGCCGACCTCGCCGACCCGGAGGCCCGGCGGGTGGTCGAGGCCCGGCTGACCGACGCCGACCGCCCGGTCGACCTGCTGGTGAACAACGCCGGGTACGGCACGGCGGGCGAGTTCGTCGACACCGACCTCGACGTCCTGGCCGCGAACCACGAGGTCAACGTGACCACGGTGCTGCGGCTGACCCGCGTCGCGCTGCCGGGCATGATCGGCCGCGGCCGCGGCGGGGTGCTGAACGTGTCCAGCGTGGCCGGCTTCCTCCCAGGCCGCGGCTCGGTCTACGGCGCCGGGAAGGCCTACGTGACGATGCTGTCGCAGAACCTCGCGGGCGTGCTCGCGGGCACCGGGGTCCACGTGATGGCGCTGTGCCCCGGGTTCGTGAAGACCGAGTTCCACCAGCGCTTCGGCCAGGCCCGGACCGGCCCGGCGTTCGCGTGGATGGACGCCGACGACGTGGTCCGCACGGCGCTGACCGACTTCGCCCGCGGCCGGCCCGTCTCGGTGCCGCATCCGCTGTACAAGGCGATCGTGCTCGCGTCCCGGCTCGCTCCACCACGGCTCGTGCACGCCCTGGCCCGGCGCAGCGCGTCCGGACGCGGATGA
- a CDS encoding ATP-binding cassette domain-containing protein yields MQATLVARDVSAVHGARTVFAGADLTVAAGDVVGLVGANGAGKSTFMRILAGLEKPDTGGVELAPPTATVGHLPQEPARRPGETIEGFLARRTGVADAQAELDAATALLETGDDGERYSVALERWLDLGAADLVERIPEVADDLGLGLPLNAEMTALSGGQAARVNLAALLLARFDVFLLDEPTNDLDLAGLERLERFVRELRAPTVVVSHDREFLARTVTGVLELDLAQQQVAFYGGGYEAYLAERAVARRHARENYEEYADKRSALESRMQTQRNWLEHGVRNARRKGAGKSDNDKNARKVRAESTEKQASKVAQSQRRIERLEVVEEPRKEWELRMTIATAPRSGTIVASLHDAVVRRGSFTLGPVTLQLDQADRVAVTGANGAGKSTLLALLLGKVRPDDGSAELGSGVVVGEVDQARGLFAGDRTLLDAFSREPEVDRWPTAEVRTLLAKFGLGSEHVHRPADSLSPGERTRAALALLQARGVNLLVLDEPTNHLDLPAIEQLESALESFPGTVLLVTHDRRMLDTVRTTRRWHVEDGQVREVG; encoded by the coding sequence GTGCAGGCCACCCTCGTCGCCCGCGACGTCTCCGCCGTCCACGGCGCGCGCACCGTCTTCGCGGGCGCCGACCTCACCGTCGCCGCGGGGGACGTCGTCGGCCTCGTCGGCGCGAACGGGGCGGGCAAGTCCACGTTCATGCGCATCCTCGCCGGGCTCGAGAAGCCGGACACCGGTGGCGTCGAGCTCGCGCCGCCCACGGCCACCGTCGGGCACCTCCCGCAGGAACCCGCCCGCCGGCCGGGCGAGACGATCGAGGGGTTCCTCGCCCGCCGCACCGGCGTGGCCGACGCCCAGGCCGAGCTCGACGCGGCCACCGCCCTGCTCGAGACCGGCGACGACGGCGAGCGCTACTCGGTGGCCCTCGAACGGTGGCTCGACCTCGGCGCCGCCGACCTCGTCGAGCGCATCCCCGAGGTGGCCGACGACCTCGGCCTGGGGCTCCCCCTGAACGCGGAGATGACCGCGCTCTCCGGCGGTCAGGCCGCCCGGGTCAACCTCGCCGCACTCCTGCTCGCCCGCTTCGACGTGTTCCTGCTCGACGAGCCGACCAACGACCTCGACCTCGCCGGGCTGGAGCGCCTCGAACGCTTCGTCCGCGAGCTGCGCGCCCCCACCGTCGTCGTCAGCCACGACCGGGAGTTCCTCGCGCGCACCGTCACCGGCGTGCTGGAGCTCGACCTCGCCCAGCAGCAGGTCGCCTTCTACGGCGGCGGGTACGAGGCCTACCTCGCCGAGCGCGCCGTGGCCCGGCGTCATGCCCGCGAGAACTACGAGGAGTACGCGGACAAGCGCTCCGCGCTCGAGAGCCGCATGCAGACCCAGCGCAATTGGCTGGAGCACGGCGTCCGCAACGCCCGCCGGAAGGGCGCCGGAAAGTCCGACAACGACAAGAACGCCCGCAAGGTCCGCGCCGAGTCGACGGAGAAGCAGGCCTCCAAGGTCGCCCAGTCGCAACGGCGGATCGAGCGTCTCGAGGTGGTCGAGGAGCCCCGCAAGGAGTGGGAGCTGCGGATGACCATCGCCACCGCCCCGCGCTCCGGCACGATCGTCGCCTCCCTCCACGACGCCGTGGTGCGCCGCGGCTCGTTCACCCTCGGACCGGTCACGCTGCAGCTCGACCAGGCCGACCGCGTCGCCGTCACCGGCGCCAACGGGGCCGGCAAGTCCACCCTCCTCGCGCTGCTGCTCGGCAAGGTCCGTCCCGACGACGGGTCGGCGGAGCTGGGTTCCGGGGTGGTGGTCGGAGAGGTGGACCAGGCGCGCGGCCTCTTCGCCGGGGACCGGACCCTGCTCGACGCGTTCTCCCGCGAGCCCGAGGTCGACCGGTGGCCGACCGCGGAGGTCCGCACCCTGCTCGCCAAGTTCGGGCTCGGCAGCGAGCACGTGCACCGCCCGGCCGACTCGCTCTCCCCCGGTGAGCGCACCCGCGCGGCGCTGGCCCTGCTCCAGGCGCGCGGGGTGAACCTGCTGGTGCTCGACGAGCCCACCAACCACCTCGACCTGCCCGCGATCGAGCAGCTGGAGTCCGCGTTGGAGTCCTTCCCCGGCACGGTCCTGCTGGTCACCCACGACCGCCGGATGCTCGACACCGTGCGCACCACGCGGCGCTGGCACGTCGAGGACGGGCAGGTCCGCGAGGTCGGATGA
- the clpB gene encoding ATP-dependent chaperone ClpB: MDFSPTTRTQQAVSAAVRAATASGHPQVSPAHLLVALLDQADGITLPLLRAVSADPDAVRAEAERLITSMPSATGSNVAAPQFDGDSARVLAHAQQLAADIGDEYVSTEHLLVGLAAAGGRTAQVLTRHGATPEALQEAFSKVRGSARITSPDPEGTFQALEKYGQDLTERARSGKLDPVVGRDAEIRRVVQVLSRRTKNNPVLIGEPGVGKTAIVEGLAQRIVAGDVPESLRDKRVVSLDLGSMVAGAKYRGEFEERLKAVLGEITDSAGQVITFIDELHTIVGAGATGESAMDAGNMIKPMLARGELRMVGATTLDEYRKHIESDPALERRFQQVLVGEPSVEDTVGILRGLKERYEVHHGVRITDAALVAAAALSDRYITARFLPDKAIDLVDEAASHLRMEIDSRPVEIDEVERSVRRLEIEEMALAKESDAGSVERLGALRAELAEKREELAALTARWQGEKESINSARDLKEQLEALRGESDRAERDGDYAKVAELRYGRIPALEKELAAADEASAAAGPVMLKEEVGPDDVADVVSAWTGIPAGRLLEGETQKLLRMEDELGRRVIGQTEAVRAVSDAVRRTRAGISDPDRPTGSFLFLGPTGVGKTELAKALAAFLFDDERAMIRIDMSEYGEKHSVARLVGAPPGYVGYDQGGQLTEAVRRRPYAVVLLDEVEKAHPDVFDVLLQVLDDGRLTDGQGRTVDFRNTILVLTSNLGSAALMDSSLDDAGRRDRVMEVVKRSFKPEFLNRLDDVVVFHALSTEELTSIVDIQIDRLASRLAGRRLSLQVSDAAKEWLALQGFDPLYGARPLRRLVQSAIGDQLARELLGGEVREGDTVRVDLDKDAEHGTGALTVARG, encoded by the coding sequence ATGGACTTCTCGCCGACGACGCGGACCCAGCAGGCGGTGTCCGCCGCGGTCCGCGCCGCCACCGCGTCCGGACACCCCCAGGTGTCGCCGGCGCACCTCCTCGTCGCCCTGCTCGACCAGGCCGACGGCATCACGCTGCCGCTGCTGCGCGCCGTGTCGGCCGACCCCGACGCCGTGCGCGCCGAGGCCGAGCGCCTGATCACCTCCATGCCGAGCGCGACCGGCTCGAACGTCGCGGCGCCCCAGTTCGACGGTGACTCCGCCCGCGTCCTGGCGCACGCCCAGCAGCTCGCGGCCGACATCGGGGACGAGTACGTCTCCACCGAGCACCTGCTCGTGGGGCTAGCCGCGGCCGGCGGGCGGACCGCGCAGGTCCTCACCCGCCACGGCGCCACGCCGGAGGCCCTGCAGGAGGCGTTCAGCAAGGTCCGCGGTTCGGCCCGGATCACCTCGCCCGATCCCGAGGGCACCTTCCAGGCCCTGGAGAAGTACGGGCAGGACCTCACCGAGCGCGCCCGCTCCGGGAAGCTCGACCCCGTCGTCGGGCGGGACGCCGAGATCCGTCGCGTCGTGCAGGTGCTGTCGCGCCGCACCAAGAACAACCCCGTGCTGATCGGCGAGCCCGGCGTCGGGAAGACCGCCATCGTCGAGGGCCTGGCGCAGCGCATCGTCGCGGGCGACGTCCCGGAGTCGCTGCGCGACAAGCGCGTCGTCTCGCTCGACCTCGGGTCGATGGTCGCGGGCGCCAAGTACCGCGGCGAGTTCGAGGAGCGGCTCAAGGCCGTCCTCGGCGAGATCACCGACTCGGCCGGTCAGGTCATCACCTTCATCGACGAGCTGCACACCATCGTCGGCGCCGGGGCCACGGGCGAGTCCGCCATGGACGCCGGCAACATGATCAAGCCGATGCTCGCCCGCGGCGAGCTGCGGATGGTCGGCGCCACGACGCTCGACGAGTACCGCAAGCACATCGAGTCCGACCCGGCGTTGGAGCGGCGCTTCCAGCAGGTCCTCGTCGGGGAGCCGTCGGTGGAGGACACCGTCGGCATCCTGCGCGGGCTCAAGGAGCGCTACGAGGTGCACCACGGCGTGCGGATCACCGACGCCGCCCTCGTCGCGGCGGCCGCGCTGTCCGACCGCTACATCACCGCGCGGTTCCTCCCCGACAAGGCGATCGACCTCGTCGACGAGGCGGCGTCGCACCTCCGGATGGAGATCGACTCGCGTCCCGTCGAGATCGACGAGGTGGAGCGTTCGGTGCGGCGCCTCGAGATCGAGGAGATGGCGCTGGCCAAGGAGTCCGACGCCGGGTCGGTCGAGCGGCTGGGCGCGCTGCGCGCGGAGCTCGCCGAGAAGCGTGAGGAGCTCGCCGCGCTCACGGCCCGCTGGCAGGGCGAGAAGGAGTCGATCAACTCCGCGCGGGATCTCAAGGAGCAGCTCGAGGCCCTCCGCGGGGAGTCCGACCGGGCGGAGCGCGACGGCGACTACGCGAAGGTCGCCGAGCTGCGCTACGGCCGCATCCCGGCCCTGGAGAAGGAGCTCGCGGCCGCTGACGAGGCGTCCGCGGCGGCGGGCCCGGTCATGCTCAAGGAGGAGGTCGGCCCCGACGACGTCGCCGACGTCGTCTCCGCCTGGACCGGTATCCCCGCCGGTCGGCTGCTGGAGGGCGAGACCCAGAAGCTGCTCCGGATGGAGGACGAGCTCGGTCGCCGCGTGATCGGCCAGACCGAGGCGGTGCGCGCGGTGTCCGACGCGGTGCGACGGACCCGGGCCGGCATCTCCGACCCCGACCGGCCCACCGGGTCGTTCCTCTTCCTCGGCCCCACGGGCGTCGGCAAGACCGAGCTGGCCAAGGCCCTCGCCGCGTTCCTCTTCGACGACGAGCGGGCCATGATCCGCATCGACATGAGCGAGTACGGCGAGAAGCACTCGGTCGCCCGGCTCGTCGGGGCGCCCCCCGGCTACGTCGGCTACGACCAGGGCGGCCAGCTCACCGAGGCCGTCCGGCGTCGGCCGTACGCGGTGGTCCTGCTCGACGAGGTGGAGAAGGCCCACCCCGATGTGTTCGACGTGCTCCTGCAGGTGCTCGACGACGGGCGCCTCACGGACGGCCAGGGTCGCACCGTCGACTTCCGCAACACGATCCTCGTGCTGACCTCGAACCTCGGGTCGGCCGCGCTCATGGACTCCTCGCTCGACGACGCCGGACGGCGCGACCGGGTGATGGAGGTCGTGAAGCGGTCGTTCAAGCCGGAGTTCCTCAACCGGCTCGACGACGTCGTGGTCTTCCACGCGCTGTCCACCGAGGAGCTCACGTCGATCGTCGACATCCAGATCGACCGGCTCGCGTCCCGCCTCGCCGGTCGCCGACTCTCGCTGCAGGTGTCCGACGCCGCGAAGGAGTGGCTGGCCCTGCAGGGCTTCGACCCGCTCTACGGGGCGCGGCCGCTGCGCCGACTCGTGCAGTCCGCGATCGGCGACCAGCTGGCGCGTGAGCTGCTCGGCGGCGAGGTCCGCGAGGGCGACACGGTCCGGGTCGACCTGGACAAGGACGCCGAGCACGGGACGGGCGCCCTGACGGTGGCGCGCGGCTGA
- a CDS encoding FAD-binding oxidoreductase — MSAEPAEPIGPVGQGPALPDDGSGPRAPRPSDAPAARPVRPLRLVPTATRPAASAAPTTVIRAVETVDPDADPDADPAVEVPATTVLAAPSATALVAPVTVPPPTAPGRAPQRAEPVAAPARAPQRAEPGAPARAPGKAAPAPAPTTAITTTTDLTVVRAADAVRSGWAQVAAAEAEVAHWFGALLFSLAPALRGHFPAQADPVARRLLRATVDAMSVVDRPADLAAAVPPLARELRALGLDDRADEPLGVALVGAVRRFAGEQWDGAADAAWVRAFSLAARPARAAVAAQPGVVGATVVSHRRLSWDLAVVEVEPDRPVHHRPGQSVTVEVPQRPCLWRHLTPAGAPRADGRLEFHVRAVEGGWVSRSLVAHSRVGERWRIGPAEGGPELDPAAERELLLVGGGTGASVALALCEEFVGLAAAGVDVRPTTVVIGGRTHEDLHTLDRFLDLAVGEPWLAVVGVCESDPLDTELAPGTVVEAVSRSGPWLDHDVVVAGSPAMTRATVDALLADGTPLDRIHHDPFTDGA, encoded by the coding sequence ATGTCGGCGGAACCGGCCGAGCCGATCGGACCAGTGGGGCAGGGTCCTGCCCTGCCCGACGACGGGTCGGGGCCGCGCGCCCCGCGTCCGTCGGACGCCCCGGCCGCCCGTCCCGTCCGGCCGCTGCGGCTCGTGCCCACCGCGACGCGGCCGGCCGCGTCCGCCGCGCCGACCACGGTCATCCGCGCCGTCGAAACCGTCGATCCCGACGCGGACCCCGACGCCGACCCCGCCGTCGAGGTGCCGGCGACGACCGTGCTCGCCGCGCCGTCGGCGACCGCACTCGTCGCGCCCGTCACGGTCCCCCCGCCCACGGCGCCGGGACGGGCCCCCCAACGGGCCGAGCCCGTCGCGGCACCGGCGCGGGCCCCCCAGCGCGCCGAGCCCGGCGCACCGGCGCGCGCTCCGGGGAAGGCCGCACCCGCCCCGGCACCGACCACGGCGATCACGACGACCACCGACCTCACGGTCGTCCGCGCCGCCGACGCCGTCCGCTCCGGCTGGGCGCAGGTCGCGGCGGCCGAGGCCGAGGTCGCCCACTGGTTCGGCGCCCTGCTCTTCAGCCTCGCGCCGGCGCTGCGCGGGCACTTCCCGGCGCAGGCCGACCCGGTCGCCCGCCGGCTGCTGCGCGCGACCGTCGACGCCATGTCCGTGGTGGACCGACCGGCCGACCTCGCCGCCGCGGTGCCGCCGCTCGCGCGTGAACTGCGTGCGCTCGGGCTCGACGACCGCGCCGACGAGCCGCTCGGCGTCGCCCTCGTGGGTGCCGTGCGGCGTTTCGCGGGCGAGCAGTGGGACGGCGCCGCCGACGCGGCCTGGGTCCGTGCCTTCTCGCTGGCCGCCCGTCCCGCCCGTGCCGCCGTCGCGGCCCAGCCCGGCGTGGTGGGCGCGACCGTGGTCTCCCACCGGCGCCTGAGCTGGGACCTGGCCGTGGTCGAGGTCGAACCCGACCGGCCGGTCCACCACCGGCCCGGGCAGTCGGTGACGGTCGAGGTGCCGCAGCGGCCGTGCCTCTGGCGCCACCTGACGCCCGCCGGCGCCCCGCGCGCCGACGGACGGCTCGAGTTCCACGTGCGGGCGGTCGAGGGCGGCTGGGTGAGCCGGTCGCTCGTCGCCCACAGTCGCGTCGGGGAGCGGTGGCGCATCGGTCCCGCCGAGGGCGGGCCCGAGCTCGACCCGGCCGCCGAGCGGGAGCTCCTGCTCGTCGGCGGGGGCACCGGGGCGTCGGTGGCGCTGGCGCTGTGCGAGGAGTTCGTCGGGCTCGCGGCCGCGGGGGTCGACGTCCGACCCACCACCGTGGTGATCGGCGGCCGGACCCACGAGGACCTGCACACGCTCGACCGCTTCCTCGACCTCGCGGTGGGCGAGCCGTGGCTCGCCGTGGTCGGGGTCTGCGAGTCCGACCCCCTGGACACCGAGCTGGCGCCGGGCACCGTCGTCGAGGCCGTGAGCCGCTCCGGCCCGTGGTTGGACCACGACGTCGTCGTGGCGGGCTCGCCCGCGATGACCCGCGCGACCGTCGACGCCCTGCTGGCCGACGGCACCCCGCTGGACCGCATCCACCACGACCCCTTCACCGACGGGGCCTGA
- a CDS encoding heat shock protein transcriptional repressor HspR has protein sequence MTTGDTGSGSARRAPRAESAIPGLPPWADEDTPVFVISIAAEFSGMHAQTLRSYDRIGLVSPGRASGGGRRYSVRDIALLREVQRLSQEEGVNLAGIKRIIELEREVDQLTDRLAEVTDELARSRSRLQALAEQAGRSGDLLPVRRTQSVVVWQPAHHRHQGRQAPDEPGQD, from the coding sequence ATGACCACCGGGGACACGGGATCCGGGAGTGCCCGTCGTGCCCCGCGTGCCGAGTCGGCGATCCCCGGACTGCCGCCGTGGGCCGACGAGGACACCCCCGTCTTCGTCATCTCCATCGCCGCCGAGTTCTCGGGCATGCACGCCCAGACGCTCCGCTCCTACGACCGGATCGGCCTGGTCAGCCCGGGCCGGGCGAGCGGCGGCGGGCGGCGCTACTCGGTGCGGGACATCGCCCTGCTCCGGGAGGTGCAGCGCCTCTCCCAGGAGGAGGGCGTGAACCTCGCCGGCATCAAGCGGATCATCGAGCTCGAGCGGGAGGTCGACCAGCTCACCGACCGGTTGGCCGAGGTCACCGACGAGCTCGCGCGCAGCCGGTCCCGGTTGCAGGCGCTGGCGGAACAGGCCGGCCGCTCGGGTGACCTGCTGCCCGTGCGGCGCACGCAGTCGGTCGTGGTGTGGCAGCCCGCGCACCACCGTCACCAGGGCAGGCAGGCACCCGACGAGCCGGGTCAGGACTGA